Proteins found in one Arachis stenosperma cultivar V10309 chromosome 8, arast.V10309.gnm1.PFL2, whole genome shotgun sequence genomic segment:
- the LOC130944960 gene encoding CBS domain-containing protein CBSX5-like: protein MAVSFLQEREVSDLCLGKPPLRSLSASSTIAHALAALNNSEDNFISVWTCDHRSKKEEEGEEEGGECCRCVGKVCMVDVVCFLSREDNLLSPSQALKAPLSVILTQAPPRIVVHLEPSSTLLEAIDLILQGAQNLVVPIIAATRKSGISRRKQIQIQKSLSTSHNGREFCWITQEDVIRFLLGSIGLFTPLPALSIDSLGIISTDVLAIDYYSPASSALPAISKSLADQTSVAIVDSDGTFIGEISPSTLGCCDETVAAAIATLSAGDLMAYIDGGGPPEDLLRVVKARLREKNLEKMLQEFMILSPLASDASSASSASSSDEESSSARMPMRPSGRYSKSSSYSARMVRKAEAIVCHPKSSLVAVMIQAIAHRVNYLWVIEDDCSLVGIVTFSNMLKVFREHLETM from the exons ATGGCAGTGAGCTTTCTGCAGGAACGCGAGGTATCCGACCTCTGCCTTGGGAAACCACCGTTGAGGTCCCTCTCTGCTTCCTCCACCATCGCACACGCCTTGGCTGCTCTGAACAACTCGGAAGACAACTTCATCAGTGTCTGGACCTGCGATCATCGcagcaagaaggaagaagaaggagaagaagaaggaggagagtGCTGTAGATGCGTTGGCAAAGTGTGCATGGTTGATGTTGTTTGCTTCCTTTCCAGGGAAGACAACCTCTTGTCTCCCTCTCAAGCTCTCAAAGCTCCTCTTTCTGTTATTCTCACTCAAGCTCCGCCTCGGATCGTCGTGCATCTAGAACCTTCTTCCAC TTTACTGGAAGCAATTGATCTGATTCTCCAAGGAGCACAGAATCTTGTGGTGCCGATTATAGCAGCAACAAGAAAGAGTGGAATCTCAAGAAGAAAACAGATTCAGATTCAGAAATCATTGTCAACAAGCCACAATGGGCGTGAATTCTGCTGGATAACGCAAGAAGATGTGATTAGATTCCTACTTGGCTCCATTGGCCTCTTCACCCCTCTCCCTGCACTCTCTATTGACTCCCTCGGCATCATTTCCACCGATGTTCTTGCCATTGACTACTACTCCCCTGCATCCTCGGCGTTACCGGCGATTTCCAAGTCTCTGGCGGATCAAACTTCTGTTGCCATTGTTGATAGTGATGGCACCTTCATTGGCGAGATTTCGCCCTCTACTCTTGGTTGTTGTGACGAGACGGTTGCGGCCGCCATTGCCACTCTCTCCGCCGGGGACCTGATGGCCTACATTGATGGCGGTGGGCCCCCGGAGGATCTTCTCAGAGTGGTGAAGGCGAGGTTGAGGGAGAAGAATTTGGAGAAAATGCTTCAAGAGTTCATGATTTTGTCGCCTTTGGCTAGCGACGCTTCGTCGGCCTCATCTGCATCCTCGTCTGACGAGGAGTCCTCGTCGGCCAGAATGCCGATGAGGCCCAGCGGAAGGTACTCTAAATCGTCGAGCTACTCGGCGAGGATGGTGAGGAAGGCTGAGGCCATAGTGTGCCATCCAAAGAGCTCACTTGTTGCTGTGATGATTCAAGCAATTGCTCATAGAGTGAACTACTTGTGGGTTATTGAAGATGATTGCAGCTTAGTTGGCATTGTAACATTCTCAAATATGTTGAAAGTTTTCAGAGAACATTTAGAGACTATGTAA